Proteins from a genomic interval of Phenylobacterium sp. LH3H17:
- the queE gene encoding 7-carboxy-7-deazaguanine synthase, with the protein MSYAVKEIFLTLQGEGGQAGQPAVFCRFAGCNLWSGREQDRVEAVCTFCDTDFVGLDGPGGGRFPDAVALADAVEAAWIAGPDNRLVVCTGGEPLLQLDAAAIDALHGRGFRIAVETNGTLAAPDGIDWVCVSPKAQAKVVQVQGQELKLVYPQAGVDPAAFEHLDFERFLLQPMDGPARLENTQAAIAYCLAHPRWRLSVQTHKYLGIP; encoded by the coding sequence ATGAGCTACGCCGTCAAGGAGATCTTCCTGACCCTGCAGGGGGAGGGCGGCCAGGCGGGCCAGCCGGCGGTGTTCTGCCGCTTCGCCGGCTGCAACCTGTGGTCCGGCCGCGAGCAGGACCGGGTCGAGGCGGTCTGCACCTTCTGCGACACCGACTTTGTGGGCCTGGACGGCCCCGGCGGGGGACGGTTCCCCGATGCGGTGGCGCTGGCCGACGCCGTCGAGGCCGCCTGGATCGCCGGGCCCGACAACCGTCTGGTGGTCTGCACCGGCGGCGAACCGCTGCTGCAGCTGGACGCGGCGGCGATCGACGCCCTGCATGGGCGCGGCTTCCGCATCGCGGTGGAGACCAACGGCACCCTGGCCGCGCCGGACGGGATCGACTGGGTCTGCGTCAGCCCAAAGGCCCAGGCCAAGGTGGTGCAGGTCCAGGGTCAGGAACTGAAGCTGGTCTATCCCCAGGCCGGCGTCGATCCGGCCGCCTTCGAGCACCTGGATTTCGAGCGTTTCCTGCTGCAGCCGATGGATGGTCCGGCGCGACTGGAGAACACGCAGGCGGCGATCGCCTATTGCCTCGCCCACCCTCGCTGGCGTTTAAGCGTGCAAACACACAAGTACCTCGGCATCCCGTGA
- the queC gene encoding 7-cyano-7-deazaguanine synthase QueC — protein MSRPSPQISDPSRALVLFSGGQDSSVCLAWALARHGHVETVGFDYGQRHGVEMRQRQVVRREIAARFPQWAHRLGDDHVLDLRGFGAVGETAMTEERAFEVTEKGLPNTFVPGRNLVFLTYAAALADRRGLKFLVGGMCETDFSGYPDCRRDTLDALEGALNLGMAQDFVVETPLMALTKAETWSLAKALGGEALVELILEDSHTCYRGTRGERHAWGHGCGDCPACDLRARGWAEWVAAGRPELAP, from the coding sequence ATGAGCCGACCTTCGCCACAGATCTCCGATCCGAGCCGCGCCCTGGTGCTGTTTTCCGGCGGGCAGGACTCCAGCGTCTGCCTGGCCTGGGCCCTGGCGCGCCACGGCCATGTGGAGACCGTCGGCTTCGATTACGGCCAGCGGCATGGCGTGGAGATGCGGCAGCGCCAGGTCGTTCGCCGCGAGATCGCCGCGCGGTTCCCGCAATGGGCCCATCGGCTGGGCGACGACCATGTCCTCGACCTGCGCGGTTTCGGCGCCGTCGGTGAGACGGCGATGACGGAGGAGCGCGCCTTCGAGGTCACCGAGAAGGGGCTGCCAAACACCTTCGTGCCCGGGCGAAACCTGGTGTTCCTGACCTATGCGGCGGCGCTGGCCGATCGGCGCGGATTGAAGTTTCTTGTGGGCGGGATGTGCGAGACGGACTTCTCCGGTTACCCGGACTGTCGGCGTGACACCCTGGACGCCCTGGAAGGCGCCTTGAATCTGGGCATGGCCCAGGACTTCGTGGTCGAGACCCCCCTGATGGCCCTGACCAAGGCCGAAACCTGGAGTCTGGCCAAGGCCCTGGGCGGGGAGGCCCTGGTCGAGCTGATTCTGGAGGACAGCCACACCTGCTATCGCGGAACCCGCGGGGAGCGTCACGCCTGGGGGCATGGCTGCGGCGACTGCCCCGCCTGCGATCTGCGCGCCCGGGGCTGGGCCGAATGGGTGGCCGCCGGGCGTCCGGAGCTCGCCCCATGA
- a CDS encoding TonB-dependent receptor: MSNTLHLRSLLIVGASAVALSTIASPAWSQNVIQELVVTAQKREEALQDVPIAVSAFNQDALEKAKIDGGPNLVLAVPNVNFSKGNFTGYNFQIRGIGSKLVAGSGDAGTGIHLNNAPLIANNLFETEFYDVERVEVLRGPQGTLYGRNATGGVVNMITAKPIDEFEAMVRGEIGNYSSRKLRGMVNVPLGDTFALRLAGSYLKRDGYGKNLVTGNDADDRDLYGMRATLAFSPTDEFRAYFMWDHFNEEDNRSRIGKQFCTKDNGPANVGGVGYSAAAGGLVGQIQRGFFTQGCQATSLYSAGVLGTVNSQATLGGLFGALGGFQTGDAYAGKMQTTDVRDIESTFDPIYNSKTDIYMFNVDWDLTEDLKLTWLAALTKYDLFTRQDYNRYVPSTNFNSSPNPVNALAGVPGYAGLYAGLFPGGVVNDPQNGAYNRFTTSDISSANTEQWSQEVRLQSAFDGPFNFNVGAIMVRFQATGDYFVMFNTGTAWYQANNLLTTGNPNCNTAAPCVGVDPNQDPNRSGHNYYDAYGPYDLRSHAFFGELYYELSDTLKLTGGLRYTVDDKEVENHQVTLGTPGTGIGGPLPGTPAILKTKFKETTGRVGFDWKPDLGFTDETLIYGFFSRGYKAGGLNSPCSGGAGVICGPASFEPEFIKSIEFGAKNTLLDGTMTANLTVFTYDYEGYQVSKIVNRASTNENIDAKVKGAEFESVWQPLDGLRLNAAIGYLDTEIQGGVSIDTFNRTQSNPNLVVVKSSAASNCVVSLASAQTALTISNTVGNPFALLSVCTPASTAGAGTNIGSGAIAVGTNAFGGLVSDGVPVGLEGKELPNAPHWTISLGAQYDWDFGDGWNVTVRGDYYKQTETFARIYNSEPDRINNWHNVNLTLTVANREKGWEIGAYVKNATDEEAITDFYLTDDSSGLFRNAFYTEPRTYGISLQKRF, translated from the coding sequence ATGTCCAATACTCTGCACTTGCGGAGCCTGCTGATCGTGGGCGCGTCGGCCGTAGCGCTGAGCACGATCGCGTCTCCGGCGTGGTCCCAGAATGTCATCCAAGAACTGGTCGTCACCGCCCAGAAACGCGAGGAAGCCCTCCAGGACGTCCCGATCGCCGTGTCGGCCTTCAACCAGGATGCGCTTGAGAAAGCCAAGATCGACGGCGGCCCGAACCTGGTGCTGGCCGTCCCGAATGTGAACTTCTCCAAGGGGAATTTCACCGGCTACAACTTCCAGATCCGCGGCATCGGCTCCAAGCTGGTGGCGGGCTCCGGCGACGCCGGCACCGGCATCCACCTCAACAACGCCCCTCTGATCGCCAACAACCTGTTCGAGACCGAGTTCTACGATGTGGAACGGGTCGAGGTCCTGCGCGGACCGCAGGGCACCCTATACGGACGCAACGCCACCGGCGGCGTGGTCAACATGATCACCGCCAAGCCGATCGACGAATTCGAGGCCATGGTCCGCGGCGAGATCGGCAACTATTCCAGCCGCAAGCTGCGCGGGATGGTCAACGTGCCGCTCGGCGACACCTTCGCCCTGCGTCTGGCCGGCTCCTACCTGAAGCGCGACGGCTACGGGAAAAACCTGGTCACCGGCAACGACGCCGACGATCGCGACCTGTACGGCATGCGGGCCACCCTGGCCTTCAGCCCCACCGACGAATTCCGCGCCTACTTCATGTGGGACCACTTCAACGAAGAGGATAACCGCTCGCGGATCGGCAAGCAGTTCTGCACAAAGGACAATGGCCCGGCCAATGTCGGCGGCGTTGGCTACTCGGCAGCGGCTGGCGGCCTGGTCGGCCAGATCCAGCGCGGCTTCTTCACCCAGGGCTGCCAGGCGACCTCGCTCTACTCGGCGGGCGTGCTCGGCACGGTCAACTCCCAGGCCACGCTCGGCGGCCTGTTCGGGGCGCTGGGCGGGTTCCAGACCGGCGACGCCTACGCCGGCAAGATGCAGACGACGGACGTGCGGGACATCGAGTCGACCTTCGATCCGATCTACAATTCCAAGACCGACATCTACATGTTCAATGTCGACTGGGACCTGACCGAAGACTTGAAGCTGACCTGGTTGGCCGCGCTCACCAAGTACGACCTCTTTACGCGGCAGGACTACAACCGCTACGTCCCCAGCACGAACTTCAACAGCTCGCCCAATCCAGTCAACGCCCTGGCGGGAGTCCCCGGCTATGCGGGCCTCTATGCCGGTCTGTTCCCCGGCGGCGTCGTCAACGATCCGCAGAACGGCGCCTACAACCGCTTCACCACCAGCGACATCTCCTCGGCCAACACCGAGCAGTGGAGCCAGGAGGTCCGGCTGCAGTCGGCCTTCGACGGTCCGTTCAACTTCAACGTCGGCGCGATCATGGTCCGGTTCCAGGCGACCGGCGACTACTTCGTGATGTTCAACACCGGGACCGCCTGGTACCAGGCGAACAACCTGCTCACGACCGGCAATCCAAACTGCAACACGGCGGCGCCCTGCGTCGGGGTCGACCCGAACCAGGACCCCAACCGCAGCGGCCACAACTACTACGACGCCTATGGCCCCTATGACCTGCGCTCGCACGCCTTCTTCGGCGAACTCTATTATGAGCTGAGCGACACCCTGAAGCTGACCGGCGGCCTGCGCTACACGGTCGACGACAAGGAGGTGGAGAACCACCAGGTCACCCTGGGCACGCCCGGGACCGGCATCGGCGGCCCGCTACCCGGCACCCCGGCGATCCTGAAGACCAAGTTCAAGGAAACCACGGGCCGTGTTGGCTTCGACTGGAAGCCGGACCTCGGCTTCACGGATGAGACCCTGATCTACGGCTTCTTCTCGCGCGGCTATAAGGCCGGGGGCCTCAATTCCCCCTGCAGCGGCGGCGCCGGGGTGATCTGCGGACCGGCGTCGTTCGAACCGGAGTTCATCAAGTCGATCGAATTCGGGGCCAAGAACACCCTGCTCGACGGCACGATGACGGCGAACCTCACTGTCTTCACCTACGACTATGAAGGCTATCAGGTCTCCAAGATCGTCAACCGCGCCTCCACCAACGAAAACATCGACGCCAAGGTCAAGGGCGCGGAGTTCGAGTCGGTCTGGCAACCGCTGGACGGCCTGCGCCTCAACGCGGCCATCGGCTACCTGGACACCGAGATCCAGGGCGGCGTGTCGATCGACACCTTCAACCGCACCCAGAGCAATCCAAACCTGGTGGTGGTGAAGTCGAGCGCGGCTTCCAACTGCGTGGTGAGCCTGGCCTCGGCCCAGACGGCCCTGACCATCTCCAACACGGTCGGCAACCCGTTCGCCCTGCTGAGCGTCTGCACCCCGGCCTCCACGGCCGGCGCGGGCACCAACATCGGCAGCGGCGCCATCGCCGTCGGCACCAACGCCTTCGGCGGCCTGGTCAGCGACGGGGTCCCGGTCGGTCTGGAAGGCAAGGAACTGCCGAACGCCCCGCACTGGACCATCTCGCTGGGCGCGCAATACGATTGGGACTTCGGCGACGGCTGGAACGTCACCGTGCGCGGCGACTACTACAAGCAGACCGAGACCTTCGCCCGGATCTACAACAGCGAACCGGACCGCATCAACAACTGGCACAACGTCAACCTGACGCTGACCGTCGCCAACCGCGAGAAGGGTTGGGAAATCGGCGCCTATGTGAAGAACGCCACCGACGAAGAGGCGATCACCGACTTCTACCTGACCGATGACTCCTCGGGCCTGTTCCGGAACGCCTTCTACACCGAGCCGCGCACCTACGGCATCTCGCTGCAGAAGCGCTTCTGA
- a CDS encoding TonB-dependent receptor, whose protein sequence is MSYNAPRLRTLLAMSASVMTLSAVAVPAFAQDAAPADDAFEIEELVITAEKREQALQDVPVAVSAYTSEQRDIAGITGIQDFVNFTPGMNYSGTDRVSLRGAGRNTFYVGNDPGVASYTDGFYSASSSELFKTPLFIERTEILRGPQGTLYGRNAIGGAINMVSKRPADEFGGEIRLGVGNYERTKIEGVLSIPVAENLRFKIGGSQDWQREGFIENIGSANDAAKIKRTYFEVQMEAELGEDVDVFVRYNRSNWDDSMGVGDRLNNLITPYDTTNPFGPIGQLMPNPQFGYTTANPGVTDPYKQNTNTDGYGQLRGNHVLIANVTYDLGWADLKYIGGFQQYNYQTGGDNDFTSRTTAIAIPGMAVPYFPTLTTDFDENKRYYSNEVNLTSNSDGPLSWILGLYQYHEEYKQRIQLRNPNQTQLSQPLTLLGTLAAPNPLRNYADTQAALTSKAWAVFGQTTYRFNDQWAITGGLRYTKDEKDGFESQRLIILSPGIAGGAASFDVSTDTNPALPGVQNSRTLSDSWDAVTGVVNLDWTPDDDTLVYAKYSRGYKSGGFLLGTLSSQPKADQEQVDAYELGMKKTFGGRLILNASAFFNDYKDLQLNLSQLNAAGTAAANNFVNVDAEAYGLELEAIWQPIKALQMSASYGYLNTEITRGCCFYDPADPGALDPAATPSGGSALSNGTRLVFQTLKGSNLYQSPENKFAFNGNYTFDFTPGSLILSATYTWTDETIYQPFKSRDLKVPSYGVTDFRVLWNDAEDRYTLIGFVKNAFDEEGYNSTSSTNPTAIFGMPNPGSAAAGTLRQTGTAIARGLIQPRTYGLELQYRF, encoded by the coding sequence ATGTCTTACAACGCTCCGCGTCTGCGGACCCTGCTCGCCATGAGCGCGTCCGTCATGACGCTGTCGGCGGTCGCGGTCCCCGCCTTCGCCCAAGACGCCGCCCCGGCCGACGACGCTTTCGAGATCGAGGAACTGGTGATCACCGCCGAAAAGCGGGAACAGGCTCTGCAGGACGTGCCCGTCGCCGTATCGGCCTACACCTCCGAACAGCGCGACATCGCCGGCATCACCGGCATCCAGGACTTCGTGAATTTCACGCCGGGCATGAACTATTCCGGCACCGACCGCGTCTCGCTGCGCGGCGCGGGCCGCAACACCTTCTATGTCGGCAACGACCCGGGCGTGGCCTCCTACACCGACGGCTTCTATTCGGCTTCGTCCTCGGAGCTGTTCAAGACCCCGCTGTTCATCGAACGCACCGAGATCCTGCGCGGCCCGCAGGGAACCCTGTACGGCCGCAACGCCATCGGCGGCGCGATCAACATGGTCTCCAAGCGCCCGGCCGACGAGTTCGGCGGCGAGATCCGCCTCGGCGTCGGCAACTATGAACGCACCAAGATCGAAGGCGTGCTCTCGATCCCGGTGGCCGAGAACCTGCGCTTCAAGATCGGCGGCAGCCAGGACTGGCAGCGCGAAGGCTTCATCGAGAACATCGGTTCGGCCAACGACGCGGCCAAGATCAAGCGCACCTATTTCGAAGTGCAGATGGAAGCCGAGCTGGGCGAAGATGTGGACGTGTTCGTCCGCTACAACCGCTCCAACTGGGATGACAGCATGGGTGTGGGCGACCGCCTCAACAACCTGATCACCCCCTACGACACCACCAACCCGTTCGGCCCCATCGGCCAGCTGATGCCGAACCCGCAATTCGGCTACACGACCGCCAATCCCGGCGTGACCGACCCGTACAAGCAGAACACCAACACCGACGGCTACGGCCAGCTTCGCGGCAACCACGTCCTGATCGCAAACGTCACCTATGACCTCGGCTGGGCGGACCTGAAGTACATCGGCGGCTTCCAGCAGTACAACTACCAGACCGGCGGCGACAACGACTTCACCAGCCGCACCACGGCCATCGCCATCCCCGGCATGGCGGTGCCGTACTTCCCGACCCTGACCACCGATTTCGACGAAAACAAGCGGTACTACTCGAACGAGGTCAACTTGACCTCGAACTCGGACGGTCCCCTGAGCTGGATCCTCGGCCTCTACCAGTACCACGAGGAATACAAGCAGCGCATCCAGCTGCGGAACCCGAACCAGACGCAGCTCTCGCAGCCCCTGACCCTGCTCGGGACCCTTGCGGCCCCGAACCCGCTGCGCAACTACGCCGACACCCAGGCGGCCCTAACCTCCAAGGCCTGGGCGGTGTTCGGCCAGACGACCTACCGGTTCAACGACCAGTGGGCCATCACCGGCGGTCTGCGCTACACCAAGGACGAGAAGGACGGCTTCGAAAGCCAGCGCCTGATCATCCTGTCGCCGGGCATCGCCGGCGGTGCGGCGTCGTTCGACGTCTCCACCGACACCAACCCGGCGCTTCCGGGCGTGCAGAACTCGCGCACCCTGTCCGACAGCTGGGACGCCGTCACCGGCGTGGTGAACCTGGACTGGACGCCGGACGACGACACCCTGGTCTACGCCAAGTACAGCCGCGGCTATAAGTCGGGCGGGTTCCTGCTCGGCACCCTGTCGTCGCAGCCCAAGGCCGACCAGGAGCAGGTCGACGCCTACGAACTCGGCATGAAGAAGACCTTCGGCGGTCGCCTGATCCTCAACGCCTCGGCCTTCTTCAACGACTACAAGGACCTGCAGCTCAACCTGTCGCAGCTCAACGCGGCGGGCACGGCGGCGGCCAACAACTTCGTCAATGTCGACGCCGAGGCCTACGGGCTGGAGCTGGAAGCTATCTGGCAGCCCATCAAGGCCCTGCAGATGTCGGCCAGCTACGGCTATCTGAACACCGAGATCACCCGCGGCTGCTGCTTCTATGATCCGGCGGATCCGGGCGCCCTCGACCCGGCGGCCACCCCCAGCGGCGGCTCGGCGCTCAGCAATGGCACCCGCCTGGTGTTCCAGACCCTGAAGGGCTCGAACCTCTATCAGTCGCCCGAGAACAAGTTCGCGTTCAACGGCAACTACACCTTCGACTTCACCCCGGGCTCGCTGATCCTCTCGGCCACCTACACCTGGACCGACGAGACCATCTACCAGCCGTTCAAGAGCCGCGACCTGAAGGTGCCGTCCTACGGCGTCACCGACTTCCGGGTGCTCTGGAACGACGCCGAGGACCGCTACACCCTGATCGGCTTCGTCAAGAACGCCTTCGACGAAGAGGGCTACAACTCGACCAGCTCGACCAACCCGACGGCGATCTTCGGCATGCCGAACCCCGGTTCGGCCGCCGCGGGCACGCTGCGCCAGACGGGCACCGCGATCGCGCGCGGCCTGATCCAGCCCCGGACCTACGGCCTGGAGCTGCAGTACCGCTTCTAA
- a CDS encoding response regulator has product MSLPEFFFERVTSEIHQQMEGVLALAERLSRQPMGADAQACVAGVAEAARTVRQILASSTDLKTAATNGLTFTLEPKRLADLADDIQGRWQDRALAGGVTLLFSYDGDPDTVVLIDAERIGQVFDAFIAQALAGVRRGAVEATLRAVADGDQVRLEGSVRGGSERVLGDRALDIREIEALFGLETALGVALGRSIVTAMQGDVRVESNVGAGETLTFHIVAQRAPDEVVAPETLVQHDRAAHILVVDDNATNRMVAETLCEMFDCTSESAVDGVEAVEAARTGRFDLILMDIKMPRMDGVSATREIRGFPGPAGRVPIIALTANADPEDAAGYLKAGMNGVVEKPMKPENLLRALQENLGGGAAVAA; this is encoded by the coding sequence ATGTCCTTGCCTGAGTTTTTCTTCGAGCGTGTCACCAGCGAAATCCATCAACAGATGGAGGGCGTGCTGGCGCTTGCCGAGCGGCTGTCGCGCCAGCCGATGGGCGCCGACGCCCAGGCCTGCGTGGCCGGCGTGGCCGAGGCCGCGCGAACCGTGCGCCAGATACTTGCCTCATCGACCGACCTGAAGACCGCCGCCACCAATGGCCTGACCTTCACCCTCGAACCCAAGCGCCTGGCTGATCTCGCCGACGACATTCAGGGCCGCTGGCAGGATCGCGCGCTCGCCGGCGGTGTCACCCTTCTTTTCTCGTATGACGGCGATCCCGACACGGTCGTGCTGATCGACGCCGAGCGCATAGGCCAGGTTTTCGACGCCTTCATCGCCCAGGCCCTGGCCGGGGTGCGGCGCGGGGCGGTGGAAGCCACCCTGCGCGCGGTCGCCGATGGCGATCAGGTGCGGCTGGAAGGCAGCGTCCGCGGCGGGTCGGAACGCGTGCTCGGCGATCGCGCCCTGGACATCCGCGAGATCGAGGCCCTGTTCGGACTGGAGACCGCGCTTGGAGTCGCGCTCGGCCGAAGCATCGTCACGGCCATGCAGGGCGATGTGCGGGTCGAGTCCAATGTGGGGGCCGGCGAGACGCTCACCTTCCACATCGTCGCCCAGCGCGCGCCCGATGAGGTCGTCGCGCCCGAGACCCTGGTCCAGCACGACCGCGCCGCCCACATCCTGGTGGTCGACGACAACGCCACCAACCGCATGGTCGCCGAGACCCTCTGCGAGATGTTCGACTGCACCTCGGAGTCGGCCGTCGACGGGGTGGAGGCGGTTGAAGCCGCCCGCACCGGCCGCTTCGACCTGATCCTGATGGACATCAAGATGCCCCGTATGGATGGCGTCTCGGCGACCCGCGAGATTCGCGGCTTCCCGGGACCCGCCGGCCGGGTGCCGATTATCGCGCTCACCGCAAACGCCGATCCGGAGGACGCCGCCGGTTACCTCAAGGCCGGCATGAACGGCGTGGTCGAAAAGCCCATGAAGCCCGAGAACCTGCTGCGCGCCCTGCAGGAAAACCTGGGCGGCGGCGCGGCCGTCGCGGCCTAG
- a CDS encoding class I SAM-dependent methyltransferase yields the protein MPSFYDRHILPRLLTCACASSPIMRQRAKIVPLASGRVLELGIGMGLNLPLYDADKVESVTGVDPAAELRALAQAAPHDPRLAVSVVEGTAEALPFPDASFDCVVCTFTLCSVQSPARALAEARRVLKPGGRFLFCEHGLAPDADVAKWQRRVEPIWKRLAGGCHLTRPVAAAIKASGLSIQNLETFYLPKTPRIAGWNEWGVAVA from the coding sequence ATGCCATCCTTCTACGACCGCCACATCCTGCCCCGCCTGCTGACCTGCGCCTGCGCCTCGTCGCCGATCATGAGGCAGCGCGCCAAGATCGTGCCCCTGGCCTCGGGTCGGGTTCTGGAACTGGGGATCGGCATGGGCCTGAACCTCCCGCTCTACGACGCCGACAAGGTCGAGAGCGTCACTGGGGTCGACCCAGCGGCCGAACTTCGCGCCCTGGCCCAGGCCGCGCCGCACGATCCGCGGCTGGCCGTGTCGGTGGTTGAGGGAACCGCCGAGGCCCTGCCCTTCCCGGACGCCAGCTTCGACTGCGTCGTCTGCACCTTCACCCTCTGCTCCGTCCAGTCGCCGGCCAGGGCGCTGGCCGAGGCGCGGCGGGTGCTGAAGCCTGGCGGCCGTTTCCTGTTCTGCGAGCATGGCCTGGCCCCCGACGCCGACGTGGCCAAGTGGCAACGCCGCGTCGAGCCGATCTGGAAGCGCCTGGCCGGCGGCTGCCACCTCACCCGACCGGTGGCCGCCGCCATAAAGGCGTCAGGACTTTCGATACAGAATCTGGAAACGTTTTATCTACCCAAGACGCCCAGGATCGCCGGGTGGAACGAGTGGGGCGTCGCGGTCGCCTGA
- a CDS encoding M10 family metallopeptidase C-terminal domain-containing protein produces the protein MLFDSETSRGCGCTGPCGHFVVEDVARDAGQPQAYLNADERGSLVGSKESYTIAEAGNQLIRGDAGWGGVLGQAFTVTYGFRANAPFTMPDDTAGFERFNSAQIAQAEMALAGWSDAGNIYFTRVGFGSFGETAYSDQATILFGNYSSGADSASAFAYYPGSTSYSSRAGDVWVNITKGSNATPGVGNHGGMVLAHEIGHAIGLAHPADYDSDTSPSYAADAIYYEDSRQYTVMSYFSETNTGASFGGRYAAAPLLDDISAIQQEYGANLSTRTGDTVYGFNSNAGRAWFEATSVASRVIFAVWDAGGNDTFNFSGWSSAQTIDLRAGNFSNVGGLTGNVAISANVTIENALGGAAADTITGNTAYNVLEGNGGNDVIWSGAGNDTLRGGDGLDFLRGEEGDDLLSGGAAFDDMHGNMGNDTGYGGDGDDWVVGGKDLDVLYGEAGSDVIYGNMGDDSCYGGDGNDLIRGGQHNDYIEGGAGDDWISGDRESDTIWGGSGADTFHTWRDAGLDRVMDFNRSEGDRVLVSEGSTYTVGQVGGDVVIDMGGGAQMILVGVQMSSLTAGWIVAT, from the coding sequence ATGTTGTTTGATTCCGAGACGTCCCGCGGCTGTGGCTGCACCGGCCCGTGCGGTCACTTCGTGGTCGAGGACGTCGCCCGTGATGCCGGCCAGCCGCAGGCCTATCTCAACGCCGACGAGCGTGGCTCCCTGGTCGGATCCAAGGAGAGCTACACCATCGCCGAAGCCGGCAACCAGCTCATTCGCGGCGACGCGGGCTGGGGCGGGGTGCTGGGGCAGGCCTTCACGGTCACCTACGGCTTCCGGGCCAACGCGCCATTTACGATGCCCGACGACACGGCCGGGTTCGAACGCTTCAACTCCGCCCAGATCGCCCAGGCCGAGATGGCCCTGGCCGGTTGGTCGGACGCCGGCAATATCTACTTCACCCGGGTGGGGTTCGGGTCGTTCGGCGAGACCGCCTATTCCGACCAGGCCACGATCCTGTTCGGCAACTATTCCAGCGGCGCGGATTCAGCCAGCGCCTTCGCCTACTATCCCGGCTCGACCAGCTATTCGTCGCGGGCCGGCGACGTCTGGGTGAACATCACCAAGGGCAGCAACGCCACGCCCGGCGTCGGCAACCATGGGGGCATGGTCCTGGCGCACGAGATCGGCCACGCCATCGGCCTGGCCCACCCGGCCGACTACGACTCCGACACCTCACCCAGCTACGCCGCCGACGCGATCTATTACGAAGACTCCCGCCAGTACACGGTGATGAGCTACTTCAGCGAGACCAACACCGGCGCCAGCTTCGGCGGCCGTTACGCCGCCGCGCCGCTGCTCGACGACATCTCGGCGATCCAGCAGGAGTACGGGGCCAATCTGTCCACCCGCACGGGCGACACCGTCTACGGCTTCAACTCCAACGCCGGGCGGGCGTGGTTCGAGGCCACCTCGGTCGCCTCGCGGGTCATCTTCGCGGTCTGGGACGCCGGCGGGAACGACACCTTCAACTTCTCCGGCTGGTCCAGCGCCCAGACCATCGACCTGCGGGCAGGCAACTTCTCCAATGTCGGCGGCCTGACCGGCAACGTCGCCATCTCGGCCAATGTGACCATCGAGAACGCCCTGGGCGGCGCCGCCGCCGACACCATCACTGGCAACACGGCCTACAACGTCCTGGAAGGCAACGGCGGGAACGACGTCATCTGGTCAGGCGCGGGCAATGACACCCTGCGCGGGGGCGACGGCCTGGACTTCCTCCGCGGCGAGGAAGGGGACGACCTGCTCTCTGGCGGCGCGGCCTTCGACGACATGCACGGCAATATGGGGAACGACACCGGCTACGGCGGCGACGGCGACGACTGGGTGGTCGGCGGCAAGGATCTCGACGTGCTCTACGGAGAGGCTGGCTCGGACGTCATCTACGGCAACATGGGCGACGATTCCTGCTACGGCGGCGACGGCAACGATCTGATCCGCGGCGGCCAGCACAACGACTACATCGAAGGCGGCGCGGGCGACGACTGGATCTCGGGCGACCGCGAGTCCGACACCATCTGGGGCGGTTCGGGCGCCGACACCTTCCACACCTGGCGCGACGCGGGTCTGGACCGCGTGATGGATTTCAACCGCTCCGAGGGCGACAGGGTGCTGGTGAGCGAGGGCTCGACCTACACGGTCGGCCAGGTAGGCGGCGATGTGGTGATCGACATGGGCGGCGGCGCCCAGATGATCCTGGTGGGCGTCCAGATGTCATCCCTGACCGCCGGCTGGATCGTGGCGACCTAG
- a CDS encoding helix-turn-helix domain-containing protein yields MTKFDIRACRRLADRITAKADAALDYPTMLAFDGFARAWRRQVDLLEIDAEATASVDAYIGARVRQRRHELGLSTKALAELCGIAVEQVERYEAGRAVIQAALVWRLSQGLNRPVEFFYPERTEG; encoded by the coding sequence ATGACGAAGTTCGACATCCGGGCCTGTCGGCGGCTGGCCGACAGGATCACCGCGAAGGCCGACGCGGCCTTGGACTACCCGACCATGTTGGCGTTCGACGGGTTCGCGCGTGCGTGGCGGCGGCAGGTCGACCTCCTCGAGATCGACGCTGAAGCCACGGCGAGCGTGGACGCCTATATCGGCGCGCGGGTGCGCCAGCGGCGCCATGAGCTGGGGCTGAGCACCAAAGCCCTGGCGGAGCTCTGTGGGATCGCGGTGGAACAGGTCGAGCGCTACGAGGCGGGCCGCGCCGTCATCCAGGCCGCCCTGGTCTGGCGCCTGTCCCAGGGCCTCAATCGACCGGTGGAGTTCTTCTACCCTGAGCGAACCGAGGGATAG